One Kushneria konosiri genomic window, CCAGACTTCAAAGTGGGTATTGGCGGGGATATAGGTCTTTGTGACGTCCCGGAAAGAGGCGTAATACCCTTCGGCGCCCGAGCCGATGATGCCGTTGACAACGCCTGTCTGGACGGCAGTAAAGGCTTCTGAAAACGGGATGGGAGAGGGGATATAGCCCAGTGCTTCACCTGTCAGCTGAAAGCTCTTGATGGCCGGAACACGCACCTTGATGCCATTGGGCTCAAGAGAGGCCGGATGAGGGTTGTTGACGTTCAGGGAAATGCCACCGAAATAGACCGGATAGGCCGCCAGCATCACGATGTCCTGATCGTCATAGAGTTTGGCCATCGTGTCGCGAATGATGCCGCCCGGGCCATAGATTGCGTGAGCCTGTTCCCAGCTGCCGGCCAGATAGGGAAAGACACTGATCTGCATCCGTCGGTCGGCAGCCGTTGCCGGCGGCTGAACGGCCATGTCGATCGCGCCAAAGCTGACGCGCTCCTGAACGGTGGTGTAGTCTCCCAGCGCCGAGGCGGGAAACAGCTTGATCTGCACGTCGCCGCTGGTGGCCTCGGAGACGTTGTCGGCAAACGTGTGCAGCTCCTTGTCGATGGTGGCGCCCTGGGGGCGAACATGGCTCAGCTTCAGGGTGTCGGCACTTGCCTGGGCGCCCAGCGTCATCAGGATGGCAAGAGCGGCAGCGGTACCCGGGATTCGTTTTTTCATTGTGTACGGTCCTTCAATGGATTGGAGTTATTGGTGAAGCACGGTCAAACAGCTCAGGGCGAGACGTCATAGCCGAACAGGCGAGGCAGGAAAAGTGATAGATCCGGCCAGAGCGAGGTCAGAAAGACGACCGGGACATATCCGAAAAGAATCAGCTTCATGGCCGGTGGGATAACCTTGGTGACCTTGACGTTCCCGATGCGGGCGCCCAGGTAGAGGATCGAGGCATAGGGAGGTGTCACGCCGCCCATGGCCGTATTGACGCCCATGATGGCGGCAAACTGCACCGGGCTGACGCCGATGGCGTTCATCAGCGGCAGCAAAAGCGGGGCAATCAGGATAATGGCGGTAATGTCGTTGACAACCATGCCGACCAGAAACAGCAGGATGTTGATCAGGATCAACAGCAGAATCTTGTTCTCGGTGATTGAAAAGATGCCATTGACCAGCTGCTGAGGAATGCTTTCATACACGAACATCTGGCTGAGAATCATCGAGAAAAGAATCATCAGCATGATGGCCCCGACCGCCGTGGCGGCTTCCTTGCCAGCGTGGAAAAAATTGTCCCATTTGAGTCCCTTGTAGATCAGAAAACCCACCGGGATGGCATAGATCACGGAGACCGCCGCGGCTTCGGTCGGGGTCATGATGCCCCCGTAGATACCACCAAGAATGATGATTGGCATCAAAAGGGCCGGGAAGGCGTTGAAGCCTCGCTTGGCCACTTCGCTGGAGAGTTCGGAAAACGACGGCTTTTCGTCCAGCACAAGATTGAATTTGCGAGACATGATCAGGTTGATGACCGAGAAGGAGACCATGATCATGAGCCCCGGCCCAAGCGTTGCCAGAAAGCAGGCCAGTATGGAGGTGTCGGTCACCCAGCCATAGACGATCATCGTCACCGAAGGCGGAATCAAAAGACCCAGAATGGAAGAGTTGGCAATCAGCGCCGTGGCGTATTCACGTGGATAGCCGCGCTTTTCCATCTCGGGGATCAGTAGTGGTCCGATCGCGGCGATACCGGTCAGGCCGGAGCCTGAAATGGCACCGATAACGGCACAGGAGACCGCGGCAACCACACCGAGCCCACCTCTTATATGGCCGATAAAGACGTTGATGAAGCGCAGCAGCGATGCGGCGATGCCGCTTTGTGACATGATCGTGCCTGCAAGAACAAACAGCGGGATGGCCAGCAGGACCGGATTGGCCAGCTGTCCGAACCCCCAGAGCATCATGCCCTTCATCGTGACGCCGCCGATCAGCGTCATGACCATCAGCGCGGCACCAAAACAGTAGGGCAGCGGAACACCAAGTGATAACGTGATGACCAGTATGGCGATGGCGATCATGGCAACTTCGATCATGACGGCTCTCCTTCACGAAGGCTTTGGACATGACGCAGGAGATGCCAGAGCGTATAGAGCACCATCAGAACAAGCCCCGCGAGTAGAGCAACGTCCGAATAAAAGGTGGGGATGTAGAGCGTCGGGCTTTCACGCCAGACGCGCCAGGCATAGCGGGTGTAGTCCCATGCCCAAAAGAGAAGCCACAGGGCCACAATCAGGCTGATAACCTCGCCTGTGATGGCGAGCAGGGTATGGCCGCGCCGGGTCTTGATAAAGATTTCAAGAACGTTGGCACGGATATGGCTGTTTTCGCGGGACGCGTTGACGGCGCCAAGGATATAGAGCCAGAGCGTGGGGTACAGCATGGTTTCTTCAAGTCCCATGAGCGGAACCTGGAAGACGTAGCGAGTCAGGACCTGTACGAACTGTCCCAGCGCCACCAGACAGATCAAGGCTGTCAGCAGATATTTTGCGAATCGGTCCATGAGTTTCCCATTATTGTTGAAGTGCTCGTGGAACTGTCGGACTCATTGTTGTATTGCCACTTCAGTTCACTGGAGTGGATGTATAAAATCAATTTCAAAATCTCTTTGTATCCATAAATCAGGTTTATACCCTTGAACCTCTCATTGCGACAGCTCACTACCTTCAGGGAAGTCATGCGCCTGGGCACCATCAGTGAGGCAGCAAGATCCGTGGGGCGAACGCAGCCTGCCGTGTCCAGCATGATGCATACTCTCGAAGAGGAACTGGGATTTGCCCTGTTTGTGAGGGAGAAGGGAAGGCTGACGGCGACACCTGAAGCCTTTTTCTTTCTGGATGAGTGCGATGAGATTCTGGAAAGGGTCGAGCGATCAAAAAGAACGCTCAGGCGCATCAGTACCCTGCAGTCAGGCCGGCTCCGAATTGGCTGTCACCCGGCGGCGTCCAGCGTCTTTGTGCCTAGACTGTTGACGGGGTTTCTTGCAGACAAGCCTTCTCTTGAAGTGTCACTGATTACGCATTCCTCTGAAATGATCGAGGATCTCGTGGCCTCCCTGCAGTTTGATATCGGGTTTACGGAAACGCCCGAATCACGCTCTGCGCTTCAGCAGTCGGATTTCGATCTGGAATGTGTCTGCCTGATGAAAAGCAACCACCCCGCGGCGCAGGGGACAACGGTGACGCCGGAGATGCTTGATGGAGAGCCCATGGCGGTGCTGTTCGACGCGCACAAAACCGCTGTCCAGACGCGGGCAGTATTTCAGGCAGCGGGATGTCGATTGAATACAAGGTTCGAGTTACGCACCTTCGCCTCCGGACTTGAGTTCGTCGAGGCCGGTCTGTGCGTCATGGTGTGTGACATGATCACGGCTTACAGTCAGGTGCTGAACTCGCCTCGGGCAGAGTGTCTGGCCATTCGTCGCTTTCGCCCTAGGATCTCCAATAGCGTTTCGATTTTGACGCCGAGCTACGCAACATGCTCTCTCGCGGCCGATGCCTTCATTGCCGAGCTGGAAAAAGGCGTCGTGACCATGAAACACCACATTGATGAGGTGTTGGGTCTGCAGGATTCATGATCGATACCTGAGCTGAGTTACGTTGTTCCCCCGAGGTCATGACCTCGGGGGCGGCATCAGCGTCGCCTGGTCAGGTTGCCGTGGTGGTGGGATCATTCTCGGAGCTGCCGGACTGATCGCCGGACATACTGCCATCATCAGAAGACATGGACGGCGCTTCGGGCGTAGTGGCGCTGTCGTCAGGCATGGCAGCACTGTCATCGGGCATGGCAGCATTGTCATCGGGCGTAGACGGGGCCACTTCGGGTGCAGTGGTGCTGTCACCGCTGGTGGCAGCCGGCGCTGTCGAGCCTGCGTCATCCCGCGTCACGCGCCATACGGCATTGGTCAGGTCGTCAGCAACGATCACCGAGCCATCCGGGGCGACGCTTACGCCCACCGGGCGCCCCCGAGTGCGGCCGTCATCGGTCAGAAAGCCCGAGACAAAATCCACCGGGTCACCGGCAGGCCTGCCGTTTTCGAACGGGACAAAGACCACGTTGTAGCCGACCGGGTCGGCGCGATTCCAGCTGCCATGCTGACCGATGAAGACACCGTCACTGTATTCACCGCCTACCTGCGGATTGGAAAAGGCAAGGCCCAGCGGCGCGCGGTGCGAGGCCAGGCTGTAATCCGGTGCGATGGCCGACTCGACCTTCTCGGGATTTTCCGGCTTTACTCGCGGGTCAACGTGCTGCCCCCAGTAGCTGTAGGGCCAGCCATAAAAACCGCCATCCTGAATCGAGGTCAGGTAGTCCGGCACCAGATTCGGGCCAAGCTCATCGCGCTCGTTGGCGACCGCCCAGAGGATATCGGTACCCGGCTGGAAGGTCAGCGCCGTCGGATTGCGTACGCCGGTGGCGTAGGCGCGATGTGCACCGGTCTCCGGATCAATCTGCCAGATTTCGGCGCGGTCGACTTCGGCTTCCATGCCGCGCTCGGTAATGTTGCTGTTGGAACCGATCCCGACATAGAGATACTGACCGTCGGGGCTTGCGGTCATCGCCTTGGTCCAGTGGTGGTTGATCTCGGAGGGCAGCAGCGTCACCAGTTCGGGTGAACCACTGGCCTGTGTCTGGCCGTCTTCATAGTCAAAGCGCACCAGCGAGCCCTGATTGGCGACATAGAGCTGGTCATCGATCAGCGCCAGGCCATAAGGGGCATCGAGGCCGTCGGCAAACACATTCTGCTGCTCATAGGTGCCATCACCATCGGCGTCGCGCAGGAGTGTCAGCCGATTGCCGCCCTTGACCGAGGTCTTGCCCTTGGCCTTGATGATGCCGGCAATGAAGTCCTTGGGCTTGAGCTTTGGTGCGTGTCCGCCGCTGCCCTCTGCCACCAGAATATCGCCGTTGGGAAGAACCAGCGTCTGACGCGGGATCTTCAGGTCAGAGGCAATCTCGGTGATGCTATAGCCTTCGGGAACCGTCGGCTTTTCATCGTTCCAGGGCGCCTGTTCCGGCACGGTCATGTTAGGCAAAAGCCCGCGCTGAGGGTCCGGCAGGTTCGGATTGGCACCGTACTGCGGATCGTCTGCCAGAGCGCCTGCGCTGCCTGCCATCAAGGCGATCGCCAGCGGCGTCGTCAGAGTGAGTCTGAACTGGTTCATTGCGATTTCCTCACGCCGGTGTTGGTAAAGCCGATCCAGGTGGCGACAAGGGCCAGCACGGTCACAACGAGCGACAGAATGAAGCCGTTTGGCATCATGGCCCAGGCGTCCTTGGCATGGGTCAGCGCGTTGACAAAGCCCAGTAGAAAACTGATCACCAGCAGGGCGAGATAGATGAGCCCCCGGCGACGATCATGGGCGACAAATAATCCGAAAAGGCCACACAGGAAGGCCAGGCCATTACACACCAGCGCAAAGGCGATCAGCCAGGAGGAAAAGGTGGCCCACTGGATCTGGTAGCTCGCCATATAGGCGTAGTCACTGAGTGTGGCACCAAGAAAGAGCACAAAGGTGCCGGCAAGCAGCACCCCGTGCAGCGGATTGATTCCGCGTCGATAGGTATGTTCGGTAGCAGCGTTCACCTGGGACCCCCTGAAATCATTGAAAGACACTCGATGCCTTTGAGGCACGTTATTGTCACGAGCATTCAGTCAAAGCGTAGTCGGTTTATGGTCGCTTCAGTGAAGCACTTTCCCCACGGTCTGAAACCCTACTTGATTTCAGGCAGCGGTCACGATCATGTGACCGGCTGATGTCGATCTAGAGGGCGGTCAGCTCACAAGGGCCTTGCCTGGAGGGTAGTGTCGTCGGGCGTGATCGGGTCGGGATGTGCGGTTTCCACCTCCGGCACCACCTGTGAGAGATCCTCATGGTGTTCATGCTCGCGAGCACCCTGCACCAGCGCCTCGGTGACCACCAGTTCGGCCCCGACCACGGAGTGTGAGGTGCTGGAAGTAAAGGGCGCCACCGGTATTGGCGCCGGGCGCTGGCTACGTCGCCACAGTAAAAAGAGAGCCAGCGTGATCCCCAGCCCGCCCATTGCCATGAACAGTCCGCTGTTACCGAGTCGCGACATGACCGGTGTGATCAGCGGCGGACTGAAGGTGGCGCCCAGCTCGTTGATCAGCAAAAGCCCCTGGCTCATGCGCACCAGCGCTCCGGCCGGTGCCCGGTCAGCGGCGTGGCTGATCGAGACCGGATACAGCACGAATACGCTGCCACCGATCAAAAAGAGCATGCCGGCCATCAAGAGGGGACCATCACCGACCCACAGGAGACCAAAGCAGAGCGCTGCCAGCGCCACGCTGGTCAGAATCAGCACCATCTGCCGGTCATGACGATCCGACCAGCGTCCGATGGGATATTGAAGCAGCATGCCCCCCAGAATCACCAGAGCCATCATTCGGCCGACGTCGGAAAGCTCAAGACCGCTTCGCTGCAGGTACAGCGGCAGGAGGCTGTAAACGGCCGAGATCAAAAGCCCGGCCACAAAACAGCCGATCACGCCGGTGGGGGTGACGGTGATCAATCGCCAAGGGGAGAGCGGTTCGGCATGCTCGATCAGCGGAGAGACGCGCGGAATCAGGCCCAGCGGCAGAATGGACAGGGCCGCCAGAATGGCAATGACCATGAAGGCGGCGGAATCGTCACCGATATCGGCCACGCCCAGCAGCAGCTGGCCGATCACGCCGGCGCCATATAGTGCGATCATGTAAAGCGCCAGCAGCCGGCCGCGCACCTTCGGGTCCGAGGCGCTTAAAAGCCAGCTCTCGATGACCAGATAGACGCCGAGCGTGGCCCAGCCGCACAAAAAGCGCATGACGAACCAGAACTCGGCATTCACCCACAGGCCCTGAGCCAGCACGGTCACCGCTACAAGGGCACCGAAACAGGCATAGGCGCGAATATGGCCGATACGCAGCAGGATTCGGTCACTGAAAAGAGCACCGATGACCAGACCGGCATGAAAGGCGGCCGATATCCAGCCGATGGTGGTTGCAGATTCGCCGGCGGCGTCCAGACGCACCGTCACCAGCGACATCAAAAAACCATTGCCAATCCCAAAGATAAAAAGGCCGAGTAATGGCGCAAGGGCCATCGAGAACAGCTGGCGTGACATGAGGCGTGTTGATCCTGATGAGCGTCGGCGCGCAGGAGAGCCGACGGGTCTTTCGAAAGCAGGACCTTCGGCCGGGCGGCCGAAAGCGAGCGCACTATACGCCTGAACTCCCGGGAAAAGAAGTGAAATAACGCCCCGGGTGAACGGCCTGCTCGCTAGTCGCTGATGGCAGTGGCGGACGCGGTGTCAGAAGCCGTGCGCCGTCGCTCTGCGGCTCTGGCCTTCAAGGCGACCAGCGCGGCCAGAAGCCCGGCGGCGGCTCCCACCAGCATGGCCCAGCGCGGGCCGGCATGGTCGGCAATCGCCCCCACAATGGGGGCACCGATCGGCGTGCCGCCCATGGTGACCGCAATGCGCAGTGCCATCACCCGCCCGCGCATGGCAGGCGTGGTGGTGAGCTGCATGGTGGCGTTGGAGGCGGTCATGAAGGTCAGTGCCGAAAGCCCCGTCAGCATCAATGCGATGGCAAAAAGCCATACGCTGGGCGCCAGCGCGGCCAGCAGACAGAACACCCCGAACGACAGCGACGAGACCAGCAAGAGCCCCATGCGAGGCTGCTCGCGTCGGGCGGCCAGCAGCGCGCCGGTCACCGAGCCCACGGCCAGACAGGTGGTCAAAAGCCCGTACTGGTGAGCGTCGCCGTGAAAGACGCTCACCGACATGGTCGAGATAAAGACCGAAAAGTTGAAGCCAAAGGTGCCAATCAAAAAGAGCATGATCAAAAGTGCACCCAGATCCGGGCGATGGCGCACGTAGCGAAAGCCTTCGGTCAGGCTGCCCCGGCGCTGGGTGGCCCGCTCGGTGATATGGAGTTCATTAATGCGTAAAAGGCACAGGGCACCCAGTACGGCGGCAAAGGAGGCCGCATTGATGATAAAGAGCCAGCCGGTACCGGCCACGGCAATCAGAATGCCCGCAATGGCAGGGCCCACCATGCGTGCAGCGTTGAACGAGGTGGAGTTAAGCGCTACGGCGTTGGCCAGAAATTTCTCGCCGACCAGATCATTGACGAACACCTGACGTGCCGGGGCATCAAAGGCCGTCACGCACCCCAGGGCAAGGGCAAAGAGGTAGACCTGCCAGAGTGTGACCGCACCGGTCAGGGTCAAAAGGCCCAGGCCCAGCGCCAAAAGACCCTGTAGCGCCTGGGAAAGCATGATCAGCCGGCGGCGATCAAAGTAGTCCACGGCAAAGCCGGACAGCGGCAGCAGTAAAAGCTGCGGGCCAAACTGCAGCGCCATGGTAATGCCCATGGCAGTGGCATCGTTGGCCGTCAGGACCGTCAGCACCAGCCAGTCCTGGGCGATGCGCTGCATCCAGGTGCCGACATTGGACACCAGCGCGCCCCCGAACCAGAGCCGATAGTTGTAAACGCTCAGCGAGCGGAAAAGCCGGCGATCACGCATGAGACGTCATGCGTACATCGGGACATGCCATTGAAAAGCGATCCATCATGAAAGGGCGTCAGCGTCCGTGCAAAAAACGAAGAAATGCCCGCGCCCTCTGGCGGTGTCATCCGGGCGCTGGCTGGACTATCAGTGTAGCGGGTTTTTGCGGGCCGGCCCGATGGGCTTCGGGAGTGCCCTGACAGGCGTTTTGCTATCTGGCCGAAAAAGCGGGCGCTCCCTTGACCACGATATCGACATCTTCCGGCAGCATCAGGCGTGCCCGGACCAGTTGTTCGCCAGCCTGTCTTACCGCCTCGCGATAGGCCTTTTCACTGGCATGGCGAGCGCCGATGGGGGCTCTGGAGTCGTTATCGTCAGGTGATGACGGGAAGGGCAGGTAGCTGCCATCAAGACTGCATAGATCGCCTTCGCCAAAACCTTTCGCACGCAGATTCCAGCCCCAGTAGGTGCCCAGCGGCGCTGCCACGTAAGGAAGGCGTACGCCGCCCTCTGGAACGCCGTCGGCATCGACGCGAGGGACACGCACGGGATAGGCCTCACCCATGGTAGGCGGCTGGGTATCGTGATGCATGACGTGCAGCGTGTTGACAACCGGTGAGGGTATCGTGCCCTCGATACGCGGCAGCTTCAGGGTGTCCGGGGCAACCAGCGTGTTGGCCTTGAGTCCCGGGTAGGCACTCGCTGGTGGTTCGGTACCCTCACTGACCCAGGCCTGCATGTCGCGAGCCAGTGCGCGCATGACAGGTGCCGGGCTCAGCGGATTGGTCGGGTACTGGCACATGGCCTTTTGCGCCGACGCCGTCCCCCAGGCATTCAGGTGGGGCAGGCCGGCCAGAAAATACAGCCGAACATTGTCAGGCATCTTTAGCGGTTCGCCATCAGGCATGGAAGATACCAGCGATGCCCGGCCCTGCCAGAACTCGGTGGACGTGTCGCTGTGCATGAGCCTGGGGCAGGTATTCGAGGCCGTGCAGGCCGCCAGGATGCTGTCGGTCCGACCGGTCAATGGGTCCGTGGACGAGGCATAGGTAAAGGGGAACTGATCGCCCGGATAGTCGTGATCCTCGTGCTGACGAGAAAAGCGTCCAGGCTGAGCGAACAGGGCATTGGTAAACGTTTTTCGCGAGCCCGCGATATGGACCATGGCGCCATCAAACACGCGCTTGCCATTTTCATCGGCATTAAAGCCCTGATGGATTAAATCGCGCATAAACCGGCCAGACTGCGAAATGTCAAGCCCGATGGTGTGATCGATGTCATGCGTGGGTGGGGAGACGTCATGACCGGGGCTGCCGCGCAGAAACGACACCAGGTCACTGGTGGCCACGAACGCAAGGCCGGACGGCAGCGCGTCCCTTGCCGGGTAGACAAACTCGTAAATGGCGCCGGCATCAAGGCCTTCAGGGCGTGTGATTTCGATGGTCTTCTCATCGATATAGCGAAATGACAGCCCCTTCGGGGTTTCTCGGGGAGCCAGCGGCGTTTCACGAACCGTCAGGGTCGCGGCGCCAGGGTCGATACTGGCGGCTGGATAACTCAGCGTCTTGCGTTGTACGCGATCGGTATTGTCGAAGATGAATTCATCACGCGAGGAACCGGTGACGCCGTCGAGCACGGGCAGGGTCATGGTCAGCAGGTCATCGCTCAGGCCGGTCTGCCAGCCGCCCCAGACCATCGTATGGCCCTGATGCATCTCAAAGCCGTCACCGGGGTCATCCACGCTGAACCGGTCACTGATGGGGGCTCGGTTCAACAGTGCAAAACTCAGGTTGCGGCCGCGATTGGGGATTTCATAAAACAGCGTTCCCGACCCCTTGCCGGTAGGTTTTAAAATGACGACCTCGGTGCTGAACTCGACCTCTCCTTCATTGTTGATTGGGGCTCTGTCGATTCCTGCGATGTCAGCGACGTGGTCAGCATCAGGATCGACGGCAAAATGCGCCACGCCCTCGATTTTCTGATAGCTGCCGGCGTCGCTGAAGCGATGGCCCTCATATATGGGCGTGGTAGAGACCACATCGAAGCCGGTGACTCTGGCCTGTGTCGGAGAAGCCAAAAAGAGCAGGGACGCGGCGATGGTTCCAAGGGGCAGGTAGGCAGGACGTTTTATCATAAGGGCTCTGGACATCAAGGGGGCGGGGTATGGTGCTTCGATAGCGCCCAAGTATTTGTCATCGCTGGGAAGCGCACCATCCCCCTTTGGGCGAGCCCGGGCAGGTCGGGCTCTGTCAAACGCTCATAAGTCTTTTGAGCCATCGTTGCGAAGCATTGACCTGTCTTGTGCTGGATCAGGGGCCGGAAGAGGCGCCGGTACAACGTGCTCGCTATCCTCTCGCTGGCGTGGGTAACAGGCGAGATACACCACCTGATTGCGCCCCTTGAGCTTTGCCTGATACATCGCTTCGTCGGCACATTTCAGTAGATGTGTGCCGTCACGGCCGTGAATGTCGGGCGTCATGTACCTGATGCTTGAGACGCCAACGCTGATGGTCACGCAGGCGCCCTTGCCCAGTGCCTCATGGGACAGTTTCAGGCCCTCGATGGTGGTACACAGTCGCCTGGCCAGTTGCCGTGCATCCGAGGCATCCGTACCGGGAAGCACGATCGCAAATTCTTCTCCACCATAGCGCACCAGCAGATCGGAAGATCGGGTAATCACTCCCTGGGCGGCTGCGGCCACCTGCTGAAGGCAGCAATCTCCCTCTGCGTGACCGTATCGATCGTTGAAGTGCTTGAAATGATCCACATCGAACATGATCAACGACAGTGGTAATGACCGGCGAGACCACTCACGTTCAAGCGCAGCATCCAGCATCCGCCGGTTGGCAAGACCTGTCAGGGGGTCGGTATTGCTGAGCGTTTTCAGGTACCGGTTGCTCCGTGTCAGCTCTCCCTCTGCATGATCGATCTGCTGGCGGAAGATATACAGCACGATGCCTGAAAGCGTCAGCGCCCCTCCCACGCTGAAACCATACATGACATCGATCCAGGGAGACGGTAACGGTGTGATCACGGCGTCTGAGGTAAACAGAAAGCGCGTGATTAAATACAGCACGCCAAGCGAGGCCATGATGGCGGTGTAGACAGGTATGCCGGGGCGTTTGTAGAGAAAGGCCAGTATGGCGGCAAGAGAAAAATAAAAGAGGTTGACCCCGGCATCGGTGCCGATAAAGCAGGTCACGATAAACAAATGACAGCAGCCGTTAACCAGTAACACCGTGCTTGCCGTGTTGTACCACTTTTTATGATTGAGCGGCAGCACCGACAAATAGACCGCCATGAACATCAGATTGGCAAAAAAAACGCCTCGATAAGCTGCGAAGTCATAAAGATAATAAAACAGTTGATAGGGTACGGTCGCAACAGTTCCAAAAAGTCCCAATTGATTGCACAGGGCAATCCGGCGGCATACCCCGTGTGGATTACCAGCAGTACCCGGTAACCATAATTTTTTGATTGTCTCGAACATCAGCTCACCTTGAGCAGAGCAGGGACTTTTCTTGTCGGTATCGACCTGAAAGGCTTATTGTCTTTCTGAGCGCGTGATAGCGCCCTGATCAGCCTCCTCCATTGCGCTCTGATCTCCAGCAGCCGCACCTGGCCTGATGGTTTCATTATGGAACGAATCAGGAAGTTGCGAGAGAGCTCTTTGGTTCATTGAACCGAGGATTCAGGGAATGGATCTGACGCTTCAGAATATGGCGCTTGTCAGGTCACTCCATGGAGAACACATTGCTGGATATCGGCCTGACCGGGATTTTTCTTTCGGCCTTTTTATCGGCCACGCTGCTGCCGATGGGCTCGGAGGTCGTTCTGGCTTCGCTTTTGCTACAAGGCGGGTCGCCCGTGATGCTGGTTGTCGTGGCCACGCTCGGTAACGTGCTCGGCTCGCTGGTCAATTACGCCATGGGCTACTGGGCCAACCAGGGCTGGCTCAAGCGTCAGAAGCCGGACGTCATGGTCCGCGCCGAGCAGCGTTTTCGTCGCTATGGACGCTGGTCATTACTGCTGGCCTGGGTGCCGATCATCGGCGATCCGCTCACGCTGATCGCCGGTATCCTGCGGGTCAACCTGCTCTGGTTTGTGGGACTTGTTACCCTGGGCAAGGCGCTGCGCTATATCGTGCTGAGCCTGATGGTTCTGTAGGGTCGGACACGCCCTTCAGAGGCATTGTCCGACGGATGATCACGGCTCTAGAGCGTCCGATCGCGGGTTTCACGCACGCTCAGCATGGCCAGAAGGCTCAGGGTTGCCATGCCGACAATGTAATAGCCCACCCATGAGAGCCCCCCCTGACCGACCAGCCACTGGGCAGCGTAAGGGGCCAGCGACGCGCCGAGAATACCGGCCAGACTATAGGCGATGCCGGCGCCCGAGTAGCGCACACGGGTCGGTAGAAGCTCCGGTAAAAGCGCGCCCATGGGCGCATAGATCCAGCCCATCGCGGTCAGACCGAGGCACAGAAATACCAGCGTCAGC contains:
- a CDS encoding TRAP transporter large permease, which encodes MIEVAMIAIAILVITLSLGVPLPYCFGAALMVMTLIGGVTMKGMMLWGFGQLANPVLLAIPLFVLAGTIMSQSGIAASLLRFINVFIGHIRGGLGVVAAVSCAVIGAISGSGLTGIAAIGPLLIPEMEKRGYPREYATALIANSSILGLLIPPSVTMIVYGWVTDTSILACFLATLGPGLMIMVSFSVINLIMSRKFNLVLDEKPSFSELSSEVAKRGFNAFPALLMPIIILGGIYGGIMTPTEAAAVSVIYAIPVGFLIYKGLKWDNFFHAGKEAATAVGAIMLMILFSMILSQMFVYESIPQQLVNGIFSITENKILLLILINILLFLVGMVVNDITAIILIAPLLLPLMNAIGVSPVQFAAIMGVNTAMGGVTPPYASILYLGARIGNVKVTKVIPPAMKLILFGYVPVVFLTSLWPDLSLFLPRLFGYDVSP
- the dctP gene encoding TRAP transporter substrate-binding protein DctP; translation: MKKRIPGTAAALAILMTLGAQASADTLKLSHVRPQGATIDKELHTFADNVSEATSGDVQIKLFPASALGDYTTVQERVSFGAIDMAVQPPATAADRRMQISVFPYLAGSWEQAHAIYGPGGIIRDTMAKLYDDQDIVMLAAYPVYFGGISLNVNNPHPASLEPNGIKVRVPAIKSFQLTGEALGYIPSPIPFSEAFTAVQTGVVNGIIGSGAEGYYASFRDVTKTYIPANTHFEVWYMLISRDVFSGLSQEDQNAMKEQAAAFEATRWETAAEDQKANEALLAKQGTQVVELSDEELAAMSKKVRAEVWPAILDDIGHDWAEPILDEVRQAEK
- a CDS encoding MFS transporter, whose translation is MSRQLFSMALAPLLGLFIFGIGNGFLMSLVTVRLDAAGESATTIGWISAAFHAGLVIGALFSDRILLRIGHIRAYACFGALVAVTVLAQGLWVNAEFWFVMRFLCGWATLGVYLVIESWLLSASDPKVRGRLLALYMIALYGAGVIGQLLLGVADIGDDSAAFMVIAILAALSILPLGLIPRVSPLIEHAEPLSPWRLITVTPTGVIGCFVAGLLISAVYSLLPLYLQRSGLELSDVGRMMALVILGGMLLQYPIGRWSDRHDRQMVLILTSVALAALCFGLLWVGDGPLLMAGMLFLIGGSVFVLYPVSISHAADRAPAGALVRMSQGLLLINELGATFSPPLITPVMSRLGNSGLFMAMGGLGITLALFLLWRRSQRPAPIPVAPFTSSTSHSVVGAELVVTEALVQGAREHEHHEDLSQVVPEVETAHPDPITPDDTTLQARPL
- a CDS encoding LysR family transcriptional regulator — translated: MNLSLRQLTTFREVMRLGTISEAARSVGRTQPAVSSMMHTLEEELGFALFVREKGRLTATPEAFFFLDECDEILERVERSKRTLRRISTLQSGRLRIGCHPAASSVFVPRLLTGFLADKPSLEVSLITHSSEMIEDLVASLQFDIGFTETPESRSALQQSDFDLECVCLMKSNHPAAQGTTVTPEMLDGEPMAVLFDAHKTAVQTRAVFQAAGCRLNTRFELRTFASGLEFVEAGLCVMVCDMITAYSQVLNSPRAECLAIRRFRPRISNSVSILTPSYATCSLAADAFIAELEKGVVTMKHHIDEVLGLQDS
- a CDS encoding DUF2231 domain-containing protein gives rise to the protein MNAATEHTYRRGINPLHGVLLAGTFVLFLGATLSDYAYMASYQIQWATFSSWLIAFALVCNGLAFLCGLFGLFVAHDRRRGLIYLALLVISFLLGFVNALTHAKDAWAMMPNGFILSLVVTVLALVATWIGFTNTGVRKSQ
- a CDS encoding TRAP transporter small permease; its protein translation is MDRFAKYLLTALICLVALGQFVQVLTRYVFQVPLMGLEETMLYPTLWLYILGAVNASRENSHIRANVLEIFIKTRRGHTLLAITGEVISLIVALWLLFWAWDYTRYAWRVWRESPTLYIPTFYSDVALLAGLVLMVLYTLWHLLRHVQSLREGEPS
- a CDS encoding PQQ-dependent sugar dehydrogenase, with protein sequence MNQFRLTLTTPLAIALMAGSAGALADDPQYGANPNLPDPQRGLLPNMTVPEQAPWNDEKPTVPEGYSITEIASDLKIPRQTLVLPNGDILVAEGSGGHAPKLKPKDFIAGIIKAKGKTSVKGGNRLTLLRDADGDGTYEQQNVFADGLDAPYGLALIDDQLYVANQGSLVRFDYEDGQTQASGSPELVTLLPSEINHHWTKAMTASPDGQYLYVGIGSNSNITERGMEAEVDRAEIWQIDPETGAHRAYATGVRNPTALTFQPGTDILWAVANERDELGPNLVPDYLTSIQDGGFYGWPYSYWGQHVDPRVKPENPEKVESAIAPDYSLASHRAPLGLAFSNPQVGGEYSDGVFIGQHGSWNRADPVGYNVVFVPFENGRPAGDPVDFVSGFLTDDGRTRGRPVGVSVAPDGSVIVADDLTNAVWRVTRDDAGSTAPAATSGDSTTAPEVAPSTPDDNAAMPDDSAAMPDDSATTPEAPSMSSDDGSMSGDQSGSSENDPTTTAT